One Brienomyrus brachyistius isolate T26 unplaced genomic scaffold, BBRACH_0.4 scaffold64, whole genome shotgun sequence genomic window carries:
- the LOC125725295 gene encoding uncharacterized protein LOC125725295 isoform X11, protein MTHLLVLVLAYGALLISTEAQQDYHSLPAHYKTAIKLAVENAHQGTSQHMNFYTQWENSKISNNYIDIEILLRATNCPKSTATDHRDDCVFMTNRPFINCRVCSRRSGNDLTHPSIDCVPNRKVNQDKRRNMCPSDKRLRGSDTALASKDTKEAERDCLGCF, encoded by the exons atgacccacctgctggttctggtcctggcttatggagctctgcttatctccacagaggcccagcaagattaccacagtctccctgcacactacaagacggccattaaactcgcagtcgaaaatgctcatcaaggaaccagtcagcacatgaatttctataccCAATGGGAAAATTcaaag atcagcaataattatattgacattgagattctcttgagagcaacaaattgtccaaagtcaactgcaacagaccatcgggatgACTGCGTGTTTATGACCAACAGG ccattcattaactgtagagtttgcagcagacggtctggtaatgatcttacacatccatcaattgactgtgtaccaaacaggAAAGTGAAtcaa gacaaacgacgtaatatgtgtccttctgataaacgtCTTCGCGGATCTGacactgccttggcttccaaggacactaaagaagctgaaagagactgtctgggctgtttctga